The following are encoded together in the Eleftheria terrae genome:
- a CDS encoding sigma-70 family RNA polymerase sigma factor, with protein MSIDHEPEGLGGVFVAHRAQLRGVAQKITGQRELAEDVVQEAYLKLSGAASAFSIQQPLAYCFQVVRNLAIDCRRRLALESTVFADEEDGLHVPAAQGTPDEYAISRQNLQIVDRVLAGLPARTRQAFELYRVGGLTQRAIGEQLGVSAALVNSMIRDATQALSGCRHLLARG; from the coding sequence GTGTCGATCGATCATGAGCCCGAGGGGCTGGGCGGTGTGTTTGTCGCCCACCGGGCGCAGCTGAGGGGTGTGGCGCAGAAGATCACCGGGCAGCGCGAGCTGGCGGAGGACGTGGTGCAGGAGGCCTACCTCAAGCTGAGCGGAGCGGCCTCGGCGTTCTCGATCCAGCAGCCGCTGGCCTATTGTTTCCAGGTGGTGCGCAACCTGGCGATCGACTGCCGGCGCCGGCTGGCCCTGGAATCCACCGTGTTTGCCGATGAGGAAGACGGCCTGCACGTGCCGGCGGCCCAGGGCACGCCGGACGAATACGCCATCAGCCGCCAGAATCTGCAGATTGTCGACCGGGTGCTGGCCGGCCTGCCGGCCCGCACGCGCCAGGCCTTCGAGCTCTACCGGGTGGGCGGGCTCACGCAGCGCGCCATCGGCGAGCAGCTCGGCGTGTCGGCGGCGCTGGTCAACTCGATGATCCGCGATGCCACCCAAGCGCTGAGCGGTTGCCGGCACCTGCTGGCGCGTGGCTGA
- a CDS encoding GAD-like domain-containing protein, with protein MSSSIALQAFIDHCPPSGPLVKADDALLRRYRGLLPDTLLELWSVHGFGLYAGGLLQLVNPDDYKAALYEWLMYDEEDPSRLPIAVSAFGKLFYYRRLTETDEDISCIDPEDREGSALVCAWSLDEFFREWLTDPAFAGSALDQALFDEAVSLHGPLAPGQVFCFTPSLRLGGRRDARHVAKGDAAVHLHLLYEIATGG; from the coding sequence ATGAGCTCCTCCATCGCCCTGCAGGCCTTCATCGACCACTGCCCGCCCTCCGGCCCCCTCGTCAAGGCGGATGACGCCCTGCTGCGCCGCTACCGCGGGCTGCTGCCCGACACGCTGCTCGAGCTGTGGTCGGTCCACGGCTTCGGCCTCTATGCCGGCGGCCTGCTCCAGCTGGTGAATCCCGACGACTACAAGGCAGCCCTCTACGAATGGCTGATGTACGACGAGGAAGATCCCTCGCGGCTGCCAATCGCCGTCTCGGCCTTCGGCAAGCTGTTCTACTACCGCCGCCTGACCGAGACCGACGAGGACATCTCCTGCATCGACCCCGAGGACCGCGAGGGCAGCGCCCTGGTGTGCGCCTGGTCGCTCGACGAGTTCTTCCGCGAATGGCTCACCGACCCGGCCTTTGCCGGCTCGGCACTCGACCAGGCCTTGTTCGATGAGGCGGTGTCGCTGCATGGGCCGCTCGCGCCCGGGCAGGTGTTCTGCTTCACGCCGTCGCTGCGGCTGGGCGGCCGGCGCGATGCACGCCACGTGGCCAAGGGCGATGCGGCGGTGCACCTGCACCTGCTCTACGAGATCGCCACCGGCGGTTGA